Proteins encoded together in one Pontiella desulfatans window:
- a CDS encoding sialate O-acetylesterase — protein sequence MKYKSLLATLITMSTIVFAQDDGKVLFILSGQSNMQGMNERQTFIPCVQKEYGKKNVLIVKEAIGGRPIRMWVHDWEAAPGWKVDPNIPNTKPPKPEENGVMYDSMMEKIATATKGDKPKAIAFCWMQGERDARERHSAVYEKSLRKLFQQLEHDFPDTPIVFVIGNLSDFGANNKEPLYPEWEEVRTALKNVANSMPNCTIFSTDDLNTGDSPPHWKTKKVSQRVDDLHMSAEGYRILGTRFAEESIKLLSAMVPANDGTAPEVTDLNAADISYAAEQHLPDLKHAFINAAPKDRRDGIAVGTLSASQEKAVRTFAREIFNGVHGEIDSLLISKDGKLVFESYYRRGRANYPHYQMSITKSYTAMAIGRAIQLGHLSMADLDKPVVDFLKELDRSKLAKGAETITLAEAMNMRSGIRVDKAKARELMKQPEQLRGQKQIQAYLELTTPIPAPPREFKYQGSDPSMTMQVLETVVPGSAENFIKTELLGKMGITSYVWQEDVSGLPKSAAGSSMRSRDMLKWGQLAMNQGTWNGKQLIPAEFVTLATSPLRKSSFSNYGFFWWSEDVEVDEKSYGVNSGRGAGGQFILMIPEEDLIIVITAHNKGMGKMRTTAPKQIIPVFQR from the coding sequence ATGAAATATAAATCCCTACTCGCAACATTAATCACAATGTCGACCATAGTCTTTGCCCAAGACGACGGCAAAGTTCTCTTCATCCTTTCCGGGCAGTCGAACATGCAGGGGATGAACGAACGGCAGACCTTTATTCCGTGCGTTCAGAAGGAATACGGGAAAAAGAATGTGCTGATCGTTAAGGAAGCCATCGGCGGCCGCCCGATCCGTATGTGGGTACACGATTGGGAGGCCGCGCCGGGCTGGAAGGTCGATCCAAACATCCCGAACACCAAGCCGCCAAAGCCGGAAGAAAACGGGGTCATGTATGACAGCATGATGGAAAAGATTGCGACGGCAACAAAAGGCGATAAACCGAAAGCGATTGCCTTCTGCTGGATGCAGGGCGAGCGCGATGCCCGCGAGCGCCATTCCGCCGTTTATGAAAAGAGCCTGCGCAAACTGTTCCAACAGTTGGAACATGATTTTCCCGATACGCCCATCGTCTTTGTGATTGGCAACCTGAGCGACTTCGGCGCGAATAACAAAGAGCCGCTATACCCGGAATGGGAAGAAGTACGAACGGCGCTGAAGAATGTCGCTAACAGCATGCCCAACTGCACCATCTTCAGCACCGACGACCTCAACACCGGCGACTCCCCGCCCCATTGGAAAACAAAAAAGGTTTCGCAGCGAGTCGATGACCTGCACATGTCGGCCGAGGGATACAGAATTCTGGGCACCCGCTTTGCGGAGGAGTCGATCAAACTTCTATCCGCTATGGTACCTGCTAACGACGGCACCGCGCCGGAAGTGACCGACCTGAATGCAGCGGATATTTCATACGCCGCCGAACAGCATCTTCCCGACCTGAAGCACGCCTTCATTAATGCCGCTCCGAAAGATCGGCGGGATGGCATTGCCGTGGGCACCCTCTCTGCGTCGCAGGAAAAGGCTGTTCGCACCTTCGCCAGGGAAATCTTCAACGGCGTCCATGGAGAAATCGATAGCCTGCTGATTTCCAAGGATGGGAAACTGGTGTTTGAATCCTACTACCGCCGAGGGCGCGCCAACTATCCGCACTACCAGATGTCGATCACCAAGTCCTACACCGCCATGGCCATCGGCCGCGCCATCCAGCTGGGCCATCTTTCCATGGCCGATCTCGACAAACCGGTCGTGGATTTCCTCAAAGAGCTGGATCGCAGCAAGCTCGCCAAAGGGGCGGAGACGATCACCCTCGCCGAAGCGATGAATATGCGCTCGGGCATCCGGGTCGATAAAGCCAAAGCCCGGGAACTGATGAAACAACCGGAACAGTTGCGCGGCCAAAAACAGATCCAGGCCTATCTCGAACTGACCACCCCGATTCCCGCCCCCCCTCGCGAATTTAAATACCAGGGCTCCGACCCTTCCATGACGATGCAGGTTTTAGAAACGGTAGTACCGGGTTCCGCCGAAAACTTCATCAAAACCGAGCTGCTCGGCAAGATGGGTATCACCAGCTATGTTTGGCAGGAAGACGTAAGTGGTCTGCCGAAATCGGCCGCCGGCTCCAGCATGCGCTCGCGCGACATGCTCAAATGGGGGCAGCTCGCGATGAATCAAGGCACCTGGAACGGCAAACAGTTGATCCCCGCTGAATTCGTGACACTTGCCACCTCTCCGTTGAGGAAAAGCAGCTTTTCCAACTACGGGTTTTTCTGGTGGAGCGAAGATGTGGAAGTGGATGAAAAATCCTACGGTGTTAATTCCGGTCGCGGTGCGGGCGGACAATTCATCCTGATGATCCCCGAAGAAGACCTCATCATCGTCATCACCGCCCACAACAAGGGCATGGGCAAAATGCGAACAACCGCCCCAAAGCAGATTATTCCGGTTTTTCAAAGATAG
- a CDS encoding sialate O-acetylesterase has protein sequence MTKTTSVVAAALIAISTQAENLRITFGAEKDLASSAGTPTQNKDIAKPRIHVQGLENGCSLDVQFSVAATGGKPARMGMGYRLDEGYALTFRIESAVVSYADGKTESVSGRFISVAGNNQAGKFTTDNQGKSITLKSTTKGNNRIRNIVAEFDLAVTGSAAPVVQKATPKPAAPAKPKPAAAPPVVKTESLKLPRLFCDHMILQQQTKNTFWGWAKPGEAITVKASWGAEASAKAGSNGRWKLLLETPKYGTGHSLTIRGAKDTIKIKNVAIGEVWLCAGQSNMGWAMGNCFETEQDPDVNLPNLRIFKSAREHWHEPLAVQRDRLSQWKPCNPDSAAETSAVSYWFAKKLHQELGIPVGIIQQAFAGTPIEGWMPWELQKDDPRAQAHKALLDASAERQVGSGTTEQKALAEFKKLLAEYNAKIDVGETMKNSVKPLAPPIITKPATLGHQYPAHMFNAMINPMIPYGIRGMIWYQGERNSKDVPQAFHYRNQLAQLISYYRTTWHEQSGGNIAADFPFQFTQLPSWTPPQTDPVEGLSAPWAVNRESMMEVARKVPNTGMAVSIDTGDATALHPKNKKPIGLRHAAVALKQTYGKDFATSPLFKRKTVDGRKIILEFDSVGSGLMAAKPGKLDTFAIAGADQVWHWAEAKIEGNTVVVSSSKVRKPVAVRYAWAMNPSQRNLLYNKVGMPVSPFRTDDWPLFDPDAEIVTVKKPAKPEKKTETDWERPAMMQ, from the coding sequence ATGACTAAAACAACCTCTGTAGTTGCTGCCGCCCTGATTGCCATCAGTACCCAGGCCGAAAACCTGCGCATCACGTTCGGTGCGGAAAAAGATCTCGCATCCAGTGCCGGCACACCGACTCAAAACAAGGATATTGCTAAACCGCGCATACATGTCCAGGGCTTGGAAAACGGATGCTCGCTGGATGTGCAATTCAGCGTCGCGGCAACCGGAGGAAAACCTGCCCGAATGGGAATGGGCTACCGTTTGGATGAAGGCTATGCACTGACCTTCAGGATTGAATCGGCGGTCGTAAGTTATGCCGACGGAAAAACCGAATCAGTTAGCGGGCGTTTTATATCGGTCGCCGGCAACAACCAAGCGGGGAAGTTCACAACCGACAACCAGGGGAAAAGCATCACGCTGAAGAGCACGACGAAGGGAAACAACCGCATCCGAAACATTGTGGCTGAATTCGATCTCGCGGTCACAGGCTCCGCTGCCCCTGTCGTGCAAAAAGCCACTCCCAAACCGGCTGCGCCCGCCAAACCCAAACCCGCCGCCGCGCCCCCCGTCGTAAAAACCGAATCGCTCAAACTGCCGCGTCTTTTCTGCGACCACATGATCCTTCAGCAACAGACCAAAAACACCTTCTGGGGCTGGGCGAAACCCGGAGAGGCGATCACTGTCAAAGCCAGCTGGGGCGCGGAGGCATCTGCCAAAGCCGGTTCCAATGGCCGCTGGAAGCTGCTCCTCGAAACACCCAAATACGGAACCGGACATTCGCTGACAATCCGCGGAGCGAAGGACACGATTAAAATCAAGAACGTCGCCATCGGCGAAGTGTGGCTCTGCGCCGGGCAGTCCAATATGGGCTGGGCGATGGGCAACTGCTTTGAAACGGAGCAGGATCCCGATGTAAACCTGCCTAACCTGCGCATCTTCAAATCGGCGCGGGAACATTGGCATGAACCGCTGGCAGTTCAGCGCGACCGGCTCAGCCAATGGAAACCGTGCAATCCGGATTCCGCGGCTGAAACCTCTGCCGTCTCCTATTGGTTCGCCAAAAAGCTCCACCAGGAACTCGGCATCCCCGTCGGCATCATCCAGCAGGCCTTCGCCGGAACCCCCATCGAAGGCTGGATGCCTTGGGAACTCCAGAAAGACGATCCACGCGCGCAGGCACATAAAGCGCTGCTCGATGCCTCCGCCGAGCGGCAGGTCGGATCCGGCACGACCGAGCAAAAGGCGCTGGCTGAATTTAAAAAACTTCTGGCTGAATACAACGCGAAAATCGACGTGGGCGAAACCATGAAGAACAGCGTCAAGCCGCTGGCGCCGCCGATCATCACCAAACCCGCCACCCTCGGCCACCAGTATCCCGCACATATGTTCAACGCCATGATCAATCCGATGATTCCCTATGGCATCCGCGGTATGATCTGGTATCAGGGCGAGCGCAACTCCAAGGATGTTCCCCAGGCCTTCCACTACCGCAACCAGCTCGCGCAGTTGATCTCCTATTACCGCACCACGTGGCACGAACAGTCCGGCGGAAACATTGCTGCCGACTTCCCCTTCCAGTTCACCCAGCTCCCGAGCTGGACGCCGCCGCAGACCGATCCGGTTGAAGGTCTCTCCGCGCCGTGGGCGGTCAATCGCGAATCGATGATGGAAGTCGCCCGAAAAGTTCCAAACACGGGAATGGCGGTTTCGATCGACACCGGCGACGCCACCGCCCTGCACCCGAAGAACAAGAAGCCGATCGGCCTGCGCCATGCCGCCGTGGCTCTGAAACAAACCTATGGCAAAGATTTTGCAACCAGCCCCCTTTTCAAACGGAAGACCGTTGATGGTCGCAAAATTATCCTCGAATTCGATTCCGTCGGATCCGGACTTATGGCCGCGAAACCGGGAAAACTAGACACCTTCGCCATCGCCGGAGCGGATCAGGTCTGGCACTGGGCGGAAGCAAAGATCGAAGGGAATACGGTTGTGGTTTCATCTTCCAAGGTTCGGAAACCGGTCGCCGTGCGTTATGCCTGGGCGATGAACCCCTCGCAGCGCAACCTGCTCTACAACAAAGTCGGCATGCCCGTCTCCCCCTTCCGCACCGACGACTGGCCGCTGTTTGATCCCGACGCCGAAATCGTAACCGTTAAGAAACCCGCAAAGCCGGAAAAGAAAACCGAAACCGACTGGGAACGGCCCGCGATGATGCAGTAA
- a CDS encoding carboxylesterase family protein yields MTKQILLLGMLSATIAHGAAKDWRPLYEPLEKTDIPCRVMKPINFDASETYPVILSLHGAGGKGTNNNKQLKNWNQQLAEKARRLTFPCYVVAPQAADLWDTDDLAAIKKIIGGLPSVDMKRIYILGHSMGGHGTYIFIQLDPDYFAAAAPSAGSGLKKTEPFIDATKIKDVPIWAFHGDQDKVCPFEKQQKVFDEMKKLGGNMKLTVWAGGNHGVSDRFIPGQESGTTQLSSDRCDKETVFMTWLFKQKRK; encoded by the coding sequence ATGACAAAACAGATTCTATTGCTTGGCATGCTGAGTGCCACCATTGCCCACGGCGCGGCGAAGGACTGGCGGCCGCTCTATGAACCGCTTGAAAAAACGGATATTCCCTGCCGGGTGATGAAGCCGATCAACTTCGATGCATCGGAAACGTATCCCGTGATCCTCTCCCTGCATGGTGCGGGCGGCAAGGGAACCAATAACAATAAGCAGCTGAAAAACTGGAACCAGCAGCTGGCCGAAAAAGCGCGGCGTTTAACCTTCCCCTGTTATGTCGTTGCTCCTCAGGCCGCCGACCTCTGGGATACGGATGATCTTGCGGCCATTAAGAAGATTATCGGCGGGCTGCCGTCGGTCGACATGAAGCGGATCTACATTCTCGGCCATTCCATGGGCGGGCATGGCACCTACATCTTTATCCAGCTCGACCCCGACTATTTCGCGGCCGCCGCCCCTTCGGCCGGTAGCGGACTGAAAAAGACTGAACCCTTCATCGATGCCACCAAGATCAAGGACGTCCCGATCTGGGCGTTCCACGGCGACCAAGACAAGGTCTGCCCCTTCGAGAAACAGCAGAAGGTTTTTGATGAGATGAAAAAGCTGGGCGGCAACATGAAGCTGACCGTTTGGGCGGGCGGGAACCATGGCGTATCGGATCGATTCATTCCCGGCCAAGAATCAGGAACCACCCAGCTGAGCAGCGACCGCTGTGATAAAGAAACTGTTTTTATGACGTGGCTGTTTAAACAGAAACGGAAGTAG